Within the Echinicola sp. 20G genome, the region TTATCCAGACATGAAAAACTGGACCGATTATGTCCATGAGAAAAATGTAAATGGTATAATCACGCATGGTTTGGGTGATTGGTGCCCTCCTTCTGGGAACGGAGGAATTGAATGCCCCGTTCCGATCAGTTCCAGTGCTTTTCATATATTGGATGTCAAACTAATGATAGAGGCAGCCAATGTGCTGGGGAAAAAACAAGATGTGTTTAAATACAGAAAACAGTTAGAAGAATTAATTATTCGGTTTAATGAAGCGTTTCTTGATTTGGATCAAAGCACTTATGGAAGCCAAACTGCCAATGCCCTTGCCCTGGATATTGGTATTGTCCCTGAGCATTTGAAAAAATCAGTAGCGGCATCTATCGTAAAAGATATCCATGGAAACGGTGACGGATTTTTGACCACAGGCATATTTGGTTTGAGTCGTCTTTTTAAAGTATTGAGTGAAAATGGTCAAGAAAAAGAAGTATATCGCCTTCTTACCAAAAAGGGATACGGGAGTTTTGCCTATATGTGGGATAAATATGATGCTACTACCCTTTGGGAGGTTTTACCTGTTCTTGATTCAACAGCACTTTATAACGGCCGTTCCCACAGTCACCCTATGCAAGGGGGCTATGATGCTTGGTTTTATTCCGGATTGGGAGGAATTAACCCAAGTCCAGACGCTCCTGGCTTTGAAAAAATCATTTTCAAACCCTACCTGACCCAATTTATAAAACAAGTTGAAACAGGCCATGTCTCTCGACATGGAGAAGTAAAAAGTAGCTGGACCAATGAAAATGGAGTATTCACATGGGAAATAACGATACCCCAAAATTGCACCGGAGCCGTGTATGTTCCTGTTCATTCGAGTGAGCAACACATCACCCTCAATGGCAATCAGGTAGGTTCATTTAAAAATACTAAGGATAACTTTGTCTTTATCGGTAATTATGAAGCCGGCACTTATCAAATTATCGCATCAAGCACTACAAATTAGCATAAAACTCATGTCTATTTTAAAATACATTGTATCCTTTTTATTGATTTTATTGGGTAGTCAGGTCATGGGACAAGATACTCAGGCTTCCCATAGCTTTAAAGATAACCGTGTGCGTGAATATGTTACACCACAAAAAATCTTATGGGTATCCAGTGAAAGTACAATACACAATATTGAAGGCCTTCTTCAGCCGGGGAATGGTCAGGCTGATTTAGTAGGCAAAAACACCTGTACCCTACAAGGAAATCAAGACCTCAATCCCGCCTTCCTGCTTGACTTTGGAAAAGAATTACATGGTGGACTTCAAATTGTCACCGGTATGTTTGAGGGCAAAACCCCTATTACACTAAAAATCACCTTGGGGGAATCAGTTTCTGAAGCCATGTCTGATGTAGTGGGATCCTCTGCTACCAATGAACACGCCATCCGTCAAACAACCGTTCAGGTTCCTTGGTTGGGCAAAACAGAAATCGGCAACAGCGGCTTTAGGTTTGCCAGGATTGAATTATTGGACAAGGACAGGACTCTCCAACTTAAAGAGGTAAATGCCATTTCCATCTATCGGGACATTCCCTACCTTGGAAGCTTTAAATCTAATGATGACCGCCTGAACAAAATTTGGGAAACCGGTGCCTACACTGTTCACCTGAATATGCAGGATTATTTATGGGATGGCATTAAAAGAGACCGCTTGGTCTGGGTAGGTGATATGCATCCGGAAGTAATGACCATTAAGGCTGTTTTTGGTGCCAATGAAGTGGTACCAAAAAGCCTCGATCTGATCCAGGGCATCACTGATTTACCTTCTTGGATGAACGGAATCAGCTCCTACTCCATTTGGTGGATATTGATACAACATGAATGGTACAAAGCCTACGGAGAGCTGACTTATTTGAAAAAGCATGAAAACTACATCTTCGAGTTGCTGGAATTATTGGAACAAAACATTGATGAAAATGGAATGGAAACATTGGAGGGGCGTTTCTTAGATTGGCCAACCAGTCCCAACAAAGAAGCGGTACATGCAGGGCTCCAAAGTCTAATGGTCATGGTTTTCAGAACCGGAATAGATCTGGCCAATCTCCTTGGACAACCTGAACATATTAAAGGTTATAAAAAAACAATTGAAAAACTGAAAAAGCATGTCCCTGATCCGAATGGAAATAAATCTGCGGCAGCATTATTGGCCATATCCGGTTTAATGGATGCCGAAAAAGTAAACAATAAGTGGTTATCCAAGGATCCCAATTCAGGGGTTTCCACCTTTTATGGTTATTACGTTCTACAGGCAAGGGCTATGGCCGGTGACTATACGGGGGCGATGGATGTGATCCGAGATTATTGGGGAGGAATGTTGGACCTAGGGGCCACCACCTTCTGGGAAGATTTTAACCTGGAATGGGCCAAAAATGCAGGAAGAATAGATGAGCTGCCTAAAGCTGGAAAAGTGGATGTTCACGGAACATACGGCGATTACTGTTATGTTGGTTACAGGCATTCCCTCTGCCATGGCTGGGCTTCAGGCCCCACGGCATGGCTTTCAGAACACGTATTAGGTATTACCATAACGGATTCAGGGAATACGGTTACGATCTCCCCCCACCTTGGAGACCTTGAATGGGTGGAAGGCAGTTATCCGACCAAATTTGGGGTGCTATTTGTAAAACACACCAAAAACAGTGACGGTAGCATCTCATCACAGATCCAAGCCCCAGAAGGGTTGACCATTATCAATAATTAAAAGCATAAGGCAAGAGGTTGCTTTAAATCCATCCACTTGCCAATTTAGCCTAACATGAAAAACTTACTTTTATCAATTATTTTCCCTCTATTTATTCTCCTAACTCCCCATTCCAACGGTCAGCCAAGTCAATCGGCTAAATCACCCAATATTATTTTTATTTTGACCGATGATCAAGGGGCTCATCTTTCAGCATTAGGCACCAAAGGCATTCATACGCCCAATCTGGACCGACTGGCCCGGGAAGGCGTACTTTTCACCAATTCCTTTGCCACTGTGGCTTCTTGTTCACCTAGTAGAAGCTCCATTATGACCGGAATGTATCCCCATGCTAACGGCCATTGGAGAAATACCATCACTCCCAAATTATCAGATCCCGATACGGAATTTGGCCGGCAATCATCCACAGTAGATAAGGTGGGGGTACACGAATATATCAAGACCCTCCCTGAGGTTTTAAAAGCCCATAATTACTATACGGCCATCACCCAGAAATTTCATATGAGTCCGC harbors:
- a CDS encoding alpha-L-rhamnosidase, with product MSILKYIVSFLLILLGSQVMGQDTQASHSFKDNRVREYVTPQKILWVSSESTIHNIEGLLQPGNGQADLVGKNTCTLQGNQDLNPAFLLDFGKELHGGLQIVTGMFEGKTPITLKITLGESVSEAMSDVVGSSATNEHAIRQTTVQVPWLGKTEIGNSGFRFARIELLDKDRTLQLKEVNAISIYRDIPYLGSFKSNDDRLNKIWETGAYTVHLNMQDYLWDGIKRDRLVWVGDMHPEVMTIKAVFGANEVVPKSLDLIQGITDLPSWMNGISSYSIWWILIQHEWYKAYGELTYLKKHENYIFELLELLEQNIDENGMETLEGRFLDWPTSPNKEAVHAGLQSLMVMVFRTGIDLANLLGQPEHIKGYKKTIEKLKKHVPDPNGNKSAAALLAISGLMDAEKVNNKWLSKDPNSGVSTFYGYYVLQARAMAGDYTGAMDVIRDYWGGMLDLGATTFWEDFNLEWAKNAGRIDELPKAGKVDVHGTYGDYCYVGYRHSLCHGWASGPTAWLSEHVLGITITDSGNTVTISPHLGDLEWVEGSYPTKFGVLFVKHTKNSDGSISSQIQAPEGLTIINN